One Coleofasciculus sp. FACHB-T130 genomic window carries:
- a CDS encoding circadian clock protein KaiA: MHHPLSICTFVRSESLAQSLRDSLCSESPKEAIAVEHRYLLNQISSLPELFDWVEQYKQQIDCLVLQEDSSLRPLVNRLYEQGILLPVVILSGVADEASQGATTLEGQNPPRTAPNSTQALETYIYHPGEVYVAATEADKIARLIERAIAQFLTLAPTCLLPDRSITVDPITELHTQNFLMLQQRRLSEKLKERLGYLGVYYKRNPQSFFRYLSRTEKQELLQQLRAEYRKIVLSYFSTESTLNQIIDQFVTTAFFADLSVSQIVEIHMELMDDFSKKLKLEGRSEEVLLDYRLTLIDVIAHLCEMYRRSIPRES; encoded by the coding sequence TTGCATCATCCGCTGTCTATTTGTACTTTTGTGCGCTCGGAGTCGCTGGCACAGTCCTTACGCGATTCATTGTGCAGCGAATCCCCCAAAGAAGCGATCGCCGTAGAACATCGCTATCTTCTAAACCAGATATCGTCCTTACCGGAGTTGTTTGACTGGGTTGAGCAGTACAAGCAACAAATTGATTGTTTGGTTTTACAAGAAGACTCATCGTTGCGTCCCCTCGTCAATCGTTTGTACGAACAAGGCATACTGCTGCCAGTTGTGATTTTATCTGGGGTAGCAGACGAAGCCAGTCAGGGAGCGACCACCCTAGAGGGGCAAAATCCCCCCCGTACCGCCCCGAATTCTACCCAAGCCTTGGAGACTTACATCTACCACCCTGGGGAAGTTTATGTAGCTGCAACCGAAGCGGACAAAATCGCGCGGTTGATTGAACGGGCGATCGCTCAGTTTCTTACTCTTGCTCCCACCTGTCTCCTGCCAGATCGCTCCATCACCGTCGATCCAATCACCGAGTTGCATACTCAAAATTTTCTCATGCTACAGCAGCGACGGCTGTCTGAAAAACTTAAGGAGCGATTAGGATACTTGGGTGTGTACTATAAGCGAAATCCACAGTCTTTTTTCCGCTATCTATCCCGAACCGAGAAGCAAGAACTTTTACAGCAACTCCGAGCAGAATACCGCAAAATTGTTCTCAGTTACTTTTCCACAGAGAGTACACTGAATCAAATAATCGACCAATTTGTGACAACGGCTTTTTTTGCCGATCTCTCTGTTTCTCAAATTGTTGAAATTCACATGGAATTAATGGATGATTTTTCCAAAAAACTGAAATTAGAGGGGCGGAGTGAAGAAGTATTACTGGACTATCGACTGACTTTAATTGATGTCATTGCTCACCTGTGCGAAATGTATCGCCGTTCCATTCCTAGAGAGTCATGA
- a CDS encoding ATP-binding protein codes for MSISTPSLKEFIEPVPVCEQTVALVRVLEIFSSGSCDRLVVVSEQQHPLGVINLRAMMPHLLVTNSFSQKNYLVAPLTLDLQQPLCHLNFPLIERLTTLPSQLSLKEFRLYLRSCNSQTPQHWAVVDPTHQFLGLLDSQRILKFMATAEGSEEWGIGSSQKRASQAYTPGELQEDAIALREVTPLREAALQASGHLRKPPFPWSVATNTVQRPAAEKPTGGQVGQSHGGHRTLVQLLEQLPLPLRLQTSSGQAIAQNLTWRQQIGESFNPPVVQQEAPARLDSLPSVWSEIFVGSSSAQEIQPARRWEPSKQSNRSDLGADEASVSGDSASVMSATEATLTLNNPLDNSSATQPSRTWKKSNERIWQFVKIPLWQNGAELELLETLGKTPVQEFRGNPYLPASSSSLNPDPQSSALGTDLWLVMATDITEQQQVAKELTAKNADLVQLNRMKDEFLACISHELKTPLTSVLGLSSLLKDRVLGQLNERQERYAKLIHQSGRQLMTVVNDILDLTRMETGQLELSPEPVNFLTVCDRALSQARQLQTLKDQPATGHEPVSNAKEELGFTLSIEPGLETIVADDLRLRQMLTHLLSNALKFTEAGGEIGLKVSRWEGWIAFTVWDTGIGIPEAKQHLIFQKFQQLEDPMTRRFDGTGLGLVLTQGLARLHGGDVSFISKPGEGSQFTLLLPPIPPTRKEEGSRMKAQKNRDASFTPHRSSLNRNRLILIVEAAPQYIDHLTQQLTSLGYRAAIARSGTEALEKARRFQPQAILLNPCLPLLSGWDVLTLLKSDDQTCHIPVIVTAANAEKEQAASNRADGFLTLPVQAETLRHSLTCLTKPKQCTNVSLTILHLTSLEQAAIEFSPTALGLSPNHRVLEADDLEQAELLARVWQPDVVILDGGGLEDPLVYLQQLASRTSLASLPLVTLDRPTTEAANQVSSLCVFPCLAGDGNDHTAALLQVIQIAVGMSCKPSILVVDARSLMDLSASVNRYPTSEAFDPRLFAKPQLGSSKASPLIHYLQKAGFRSILSRSWTEVLRQLQQQNVDLLLIDLADMELNPALMEALASLRQMPFLPPILVLEHQNDGVDEATSELPEILSAIATKILRVPTLSMAEVLDQIHQTLTQSTY; via the coding sequence ATGTCCATATCCACTCCCAGTTTAAAGGAATTTATCGAGCCAGTTCCCGTTTGCGAACAAACAGTGGCATTGGTGAGGGTGCTGGAGATTTTTAGCTCTGGTAGTTGCGATCGCCTGGTGGTGGTCAGCGAACAACAACATCCACTGGGAGTCATCAATCTGCGGGCAATGATGCCTCATCTTCTAGTAACAAATTCGTTCAGCCAAAAAAATTATTTAGTTGCTCCTTTGACGCTGGATTTACAGCAACCCCTGTGTCATCTAAATTTTCCTCTGATTGAACGGTTGACAACGTTACCGAGTCAGCTGTCTCTGAAGGAATTTCGCCTGTATTTGCGCTCATGCAATTCCCAAACACCGCAACATTGGGCTGTGGTCGATCCCACTCATCAATTCTTGGGTTTGTTAGATAGCCAGCGGATCTTGAAATTCATGGCAACCGCCGAAGGCAGCGAGGAATGGGGCATCGGCAGTAGTCAGAAGAGAGCTTCCCAAGCCTATACCCCAGGAGAACTCCAAGAAGACGCAATCGCTTTGCGGGAAGTAACCCCGCTCCGAGAAGCCGCCCTCCAGGCATCCGGACATCTACGCAAACCGCCCTTCCCTTGGTCAGTCGCAACAAACACAGTTCAACGCCCTGCTGCGGAGAAGCCGACAGGGGGACAAGTGGGGCAATCGCACGGCGGGCACAGAACCTTAGTGCAACTGTTGGAACAACTGCCATTGCCTTTAAGGTTGCAAACAAGTTCTGGACAAGCGATCGCCCAGAACCTAACTTGGCGTCAGCAGATTGGGGAAAGCTTTAACCCACCCGTAGTACAGCAAGAGGCACCTGCCAGATTAGATTCCTTGCCCTCGGTGTGGAGCGAGATATTCGTCGGAAGTTCTAGCGCCCAGGAAATTCAGCCTGCTCGGCGATGGGAGCCTTCAAAGCAAAGCAACCGATCCGATTTGGGTGCAGATGAAGCCTCTGTTAGCGGTGATTCTGCCAGCGTGATGTCAGCGACAGAAGCCACCCTGACTCTAAATAACCCTCTCGATAATTCCTCAGCAACCCAACCTTCTAGAACCTGGAAAAAGAGCAACGAGCGCATTTGGCAGTTTGTCAAAATTCCCCTGTGGCAGAACGGGGCTGAGTTAGAACTTCTCGAAACCTTAGGCAAAACCCCAGTACAGGAGTTCCGAGGAAATCCTTATCTTCCCGCTTCTTCCTCTTCACTGAATCCTGACCCGCAATCTTCAGCACTCGGCACTGACTTATGGCTGGTGATGGCAACTGATATCACGGAACAGCAGCAGGTTGCCAAGGAACTAACGGCTAAAAATGCGGATTTGGTGCAACTCAACCGGATGAAAGATGAGTTTTTAGCCTGTATCAGCCACGAACTGAAGACTCCCCTAACTTCCGTGCTGGGTTTATCCAGCTTGCTCAAGGATCGGGTACTGGGACAGCTGAACGAGCGACAGGAACGCTATGCAAAGCTGATTCATCAGAGTGGGCGTCAGTTGATGACGGTGGTCAACGATATTTTAGATTTGACCCGCATGGAGACGGGGCAGTTGGAACTGTCGCCAGAACCCGTGAATTTTCTGACAGTGTGCGATCGCGCCTTATCTCAAGCGAGACAACTCCAGACCTTAAAAGACCAACCGGCGACGGGGCATGAACCAGTCAGCAACGCCAAAGAGGAACTGGGTTTTACGCTCAGTATCGAACCTGGATTAGAAACGATTGTGGCGGACGATTTGCGTCTGCGCCAGATGCTCACTCACCTGCTTTCCAACGCCCTCAAATTTACCGAAGCGGGCGGCGAAATTGGACTGAAAGTTAGTCGGTGGGAAGGCTGGATTGCTTTTACTGTTTGGGACACTGGCATTGGTATCCCAGAGGCAAAACAACATTTAATTTTTCAAAAATTTCAACAGCTAGAAGACCCGATGACCCGCCGCTTTGACGGGACGGGGTTGGGGCTGGTTTTAACCCAAGGTTTGGCTCGTCTGCACGGTGGGGATGTTTCCTTTATCTCCAAACCCGGTGAGGGAAGCCAGTTTACCCTGCTACTTCCTCCGATTCCCCCGACGCGCAAGGAGGAAGGAAGCCGGATGAAGGCTCAAAAAAATCGGGATGCATCCTTCACCCCCCATCGTTCATCCTTGAACCGCAATCGGTTGATTTTGATCGTCGAAGCCGCACCCCAGTACATCGACCATCTCACTCAGCAACTCACCAGTTTGGGCTATCGAGCTGCGATCGCTCGTTCCGGGACAGAAGCCCTCGAAAAAGCACGGCGATTTCAGCCACAAGCCATACTGCTCAACCCGTGCTTGCCCCTGCTTTCCGGCTGGGACGTGCTGACTCTGCTCAAATCAGACGACCAAACCTGCCACATTCCAGTCATCGTGACAGCCGCTAACGCCGAAAAAGAGCAAGCCGCCTCCAACCGAGCAGATGGCTTTTTAACGCTGCCAGTCCAGGCGGAAACTTTACGCCACAGCCTGACTTGTTTAACCAAGCCAAAGCAATGCACCAACGTCAGCCTGACGATTTTACATCTCACTTCTCTTGAGCAAGCCGCGATAGAATTTTCGCCCACCGCATTGGGACTCTCGCCAAATCACCGGGTTCTAGAAGCCGACGATCTAGAACAGGCAGAACTTCTGGCTCGCGTTTGGCAGCCGGATGTCGTTATCCTCGATGGTGGGGGTCTAGAAGATCCGCTTGTCTATCTCCAACAACTTGCCTCACGGACAAGCCTTGCTTCTCTACCATTAGTAACGCTAGATCGCCCGACCACTGAGGCGGCAAATCAAGTGAGCAGTCTTTGTGTCTTTCCCTGTTTGGCAGGAGATGGGAACGATCATACCGCAGCCTTATTGCAGGTGATTCAGATTGCCGTTGGGATGAGCTGCAAGCCGAGCATTTTAGTTGTCGATGCGCGATCGCTGATGGATTTGTCGGCAAGCGTCAATCGCTACCCGACCAGCGAAGCCTTCGACCCTCGATTGTTCGCTAAACCCCAGCTGGGCAGCTCGAAGGCATCGCCTCTGATTCACTACCTACAAAAAGCCGGGTTTAGAAGTATACTTTCGCGGTCTTGGACTGAAGTATTGCGGCAACTTCAACAGCAAAACGTTGATTTATTGCTGATCGATCTGGCAGACATGGAGCTAAA